One genomic window of Magnolia sinica isolate HGM2019 chromosome 3, MsV1, whole genome shotgun sequence includes the following:
- the LOC131238638 gene encoding uncharacterized protein LOC131238638, translated as MSRITNPIETPSKESKMTMKTIAIGLLQTCPLVRLSQKNCFWLRRVTEFSKNLLDLALLNYFMDFAGFLEQIGSGLSQSNSNKETPNLQNALPLSTHQRSQFCCLVMHHDMLCGLRHASCMLKQGVEHRGFIYLFFMYSDHCKLIVVNIYNFYYKVVQ; from the exons ATGAGCAGGATTACTAATCCGATCGAGACTCCCTCCAAGGAATCGAAAATGACGATGAAGACGATTGCGATTGGCCTTCTCCAAACGTGCCCTCTTGTCAG GTTATCACAAAAGAATTGCTTTTGGCTGCGCAG AGTCACCGAATTTTCCAAGAATCTGTTAGACTTGGCACTTTTAAACTAtttcatggattttgcag GTTTTCTGGAGCAGATAGGGAGTGGACTCTCTCAAAGTAATTCAAACAAAGAAACCCCAAACTTGCAAAATGCTTTGCCTCTTTCAACACACCAAAGATCCCAGTTCTGTTGCTTGGTCATGCATCATGACATGCTCTGTGGTTTGCGCCATGCATCATGCATGCTTAAACAAGGAGTGGAGCATAgaggatttatttatttgtttttcatgtattCAGACCATTgtaaacttattgttgtaaatatatataatttttattataaagttgtacaataa